attcggagaaaacaataattaaacaaaGAGTGAATATGtctaaattgtttaataaaaaatcttaattcaaaagtaagtttattttctgtttctatAATGCAAACcttctctttttattaatttgttcatATGTGTGAACTTTGATATTTCACATGGTCGGTCAAGTtgataaataatagaaaatttatctTAGTATAATTTGGTTGATATGATGATTTACATGTTTGCATCGATAAAATGATATGaactttttgtatattttttgaaGTTATTGTTTCTTGTCAGAAGGTTTCTTTATggtaaaaaatgttaaaattaaaatattggtGTTGAATAATTTGTGTGTGTCTCTCTTTCTATATAATTGAATTGTTGAATTGTAAAATTGAATGTATTGGTTTGGTATTGAAATACATAATTGAGAAAATTAGGTGAAATGGAGATAATAAATGTCACAATAGTGTGTGTAATCAAATGTTAGACATTGTTTGAAACAAGTTAGAGTGAATCAGATTGATGGGGGCCTTGCCgccaaattttaatatatataaattaatatacaatttatttacttttaaaatttaatactcacaattttttttatacatttatataaaatttttatcatcTCAAAGTATTCGTTGAAAATAGCTACTAGAATAAATAAGATTGAATTTGACAAATATTTGAAGTAATTATAGTCTGTGTTGACTCCACACATATCATATAATGACAAATATTTGAAGTAATTATAGTTTGATAAAACTCATAATTCAAATAACAACTCATTTCTTAAGGAATGAGTTTATAActtggaaatatatatatatatatatatatatatatatatatatatatatatatttatttatcttttattatgaGATACTTCTTGAGATTGAATCTTGGTATCCTTTTAAGATTTAAACATAAGCTGTAGATTCAATTAAATCTTACagtattatttaaagtaaacaTAGACTAAAATGTTAATGATTAAAACTTATTAAAGTTTTTTGAGAACACTATACTGAATACTGAATTACAGTACTAGATTGTCATTCTTTAGTGACAGATTCAAAAGGTATTTTTGAAAATGCGTCTAATTTGTTGTTATTTGGGTAAATAATGGCCTTGTGACAGGGGTGATtagaaaataattgtattttatgttttggGATAACTATTAGTTTATATtagtattatatttaaaaaatctggGTAAtagtataaaagaaatttacttAATTACAGTTACGTAATGATGTATATTATGCAGAATAAgttgattaaattaatttttggaaatGAGTATATAAGGAGGAGATAGGGAAGGTAGCATGTGGCATAggctttattaatttttgttttgtttggttgAGCGCTGCGGTGTGGAGAAAGCGCGAAAGGGTGGTGGAGATGGACATAGACCAGTTGCCCAAGAACGCTGCTAACTACACTGCGTTAACGCCGTTGTGGTTTCTCGAAAGAGCAGCTACGGTGCATCCTACCAGAAACTCCCTCATCCATGGATCTCGTCGCTACACGTGGCAACAAACCTACCACCGTTGCCGTCGATTCGCCTCCGCTCTTTCCAACTACTCCATCGGACCAGGAAACACTgtactttctctctttctctttctctttcctttttcctctCGATGACTTGGGTCTcagatttctttctctctctctctcaaacatcTTTTGTCTGATTTCCTCTGTTGAATATGAAAATTCTAATAGTTAGTGTTCACGTGAacaactttcattttatttctgttAAATCATGTTCTGTTCAGaatataactaaaaaaacatttttaaaaatatcactttaatatcttaaatattgttattaagaaaaaaacaatacttttttgtaaaatcttttttgaaaatgttatatatatatatatatatatatatatttggagaCCAAAATAGAATTCATCTCGTGAAAGAGTTTATCTTTGttgaaataatatatgttaatacGATAATACTGGAAAAGAGGAGAATGCGAGAGTTAATATTGTAATATGTtgatttatgataattattttaaaagctatatatttcatatttttaattaattgaacgATATGAACATTAGACTGGAGAGAAAAGTCGTAATGTAACCTGacaattgtaatttttttttattctaacgTGCACTTTGCGATGGTTATCAAATTCCAATTTCTTTTAGGAACTAATCGTGCCTTGTGactaaattaattgataattgtCAAAGTGAAAGACCAActtcatttatgtttttataatatgGTGAATTACGTACATTGTTGACCGGTGATGTCtattttaatatcattcttagattttttttctgacaGAGGAAAAGTTTCAATACACCGATGGATGAATATTTTGCGATGAACTagctaattttgtttttttatataattctttgtTATGTGCTAGACAAATGTTTAAGAAGTTGAacatattacttttaaatttctcTACGGAAACATAACACAATTTGGTCAGCAAGTTAAAAGTTCGAATATCTGTATTCGTTACAGTTTGGATTTAGCTCTTGAAGTTAATTATAACAAGTAAAAACACGAACTACTCAATCTTGATGATGTCGATGTAATTGTGTTGTTGTAGGGAGTGTTCATGCTATTTTGGCCCAGTGCTATGTTCTGGTAATGTAATGTTGATGTTAATGGATTACATAATTTTCTGATACTGCTTTCAACAGGTAGCAGTTATTGCACCCAATATTCCAGCTCTTTATGAAGCTCATTTTGGGATTCCAATGGCAGGGGCTGTCTTGAATCCTGTTAATATTAGACTAAATGCATCGACAGTAGCCTTTCTTCTTGGTCATTGCTCTGCTGCAGCTGTAATAGTTGATCAAGAGTCCTTTGCTTTGGCAGAAGAAGCTTTGAAGATATGGTCTGAGAAAGCCAAAACTTTCAGGCCTCCACTTCTAGTAGTCATTGGTGATGAAAATTGCGACCCTAAGTCACTTAACTATGCTGTAGGCAAAGGAGCCATTGAATATGAGGATTTTCTTCAGGGTGGTGATCCTGAATATGCATGGAAACCCCCTGAGGATGAGTGGCAGAGTATTTCTTTAGGATACACATCTGGTACCACAGCTAGTCCGAAGGGTGTGGTATTACATCACCGTGGAGCCTATCTCATGTCTCTGAGTGGAGCTCTTATTTGGGGAATGACAGACGGTGCTGTGTATCTTTGGACACTCCCCATGTTTCATTGCAATGGTTGGTGTTACACTTGGACACTTGCAGCTATTTTTGGTACCAACATATGCCTTCGCCAGGTACACCTTTGGCAAAGTTCTGCATTTGTCTGAGTGATTGAAAGTTAAAACAAGTTGGTGTTAACTTCTTATGTCTACTGAATTGAGTGATGTTCTGTACGTGCCTTGTTGATATCTTGTAACTCTAGCTTCAAGTTTGATGccattgttaattttttttcaagtagATGAATACCTCATTAAGCACATCATTGATGATAGAGCTAAACTATAGTGGCATGGTTCAAATATAAAGTTGATGTACTTTGACTAGGATTTCAAAATCATACTTCTAGATTTCTTCAATACGCAGTATTAGTCTTTTCACAGTTTCTTGGTTTGGTAACTGTTAGAAGTTGGAAGTTAGAAAAAAGGGGGGTACTTGATGTGAATATGTCGactttataaagaaaaagatttctTGATTGGTTGAGAGTTGGCGTGGATATAAAATATAGACGAGGTTAGTAAGCGGCGTTTAGAATAAAAGTGAGTTGCTATGTAGCAAATGCTTTGGAGAAAGGTGATGCTCGATTGATTTCTTACTTGCTTACACTTGAAATGACAATGCCTGTTTGTATATTGTCATCCACAGCCTATGTATAATTCTAGTTACTTAAGATagtattttgaaaattctattACATACTGGAATTTTGCAGCAGGTTCTAATACTTCTACTTGATACAAAATTCACCAATTCAAAGCATAATTTGTAGTTGTTTGAATATGAGTTTTGATAGTGTCTTcgtaaatatgttttcaaattgaattttgtCTAGTAATTAAGTTGAATTTGTTTACCTGCCCCATCtatgataaaatgatatttatagttatatGCTTGGTCTGTGATGATGCATTGGATTTCTTTGTCATTGCAATAGTTTATTTGTTGTGATAAGAGTAGGTTCATCTTCTTTTAAGTTATATTGCTTGACTTCTTGTTTCTGTAGCAGCTATCATTACTTTATTTCCGGTGTTAATTGTACTATTGTTGCTCGCGTTTAGatactcaaaagaaaaatccttattttaaagcaagaaggTATAATAATACCTTTCTTGGTTCTGCCATGGTAgtgcttttcttttgccttttgaCTCCGCTAAGGTGCCATTTCACAATCACTTCGACAGAGTCATCAGTATCATGGAACATGCTCAAATCTTTGATCGTGTAATTGTTTCATTTGCATCCAAGTACTAACTTTCACTTGATTTATTAATGGAATTTGGAGTAATATAAGAAAGATgttattcataattattttcttcGACGAAATTTGCTTGATGCGTATTTTTTGCTGGCAGttctttttatatatcatttacaTTTTAGTAACATGGTATCTTCTCCTACAGAGTAGATAGTTGTAGTtacttcaaatattatttagaaaatcCCATTACTTTAATTTTGCAGCAGGTTCTAGTAGTAACTAGTGATTACATGCTAATTTGAAGttaatatacattaataaaacCAACACAAATAGCAAAGAGCTTGGTTAAAGGAAGAGCTCGGTTTTTAGTTTTATGAGAGAAATAATAAGCAGCAAGTGAGTTTTGCCCACTGAAGTGTGAGTGCGGCTTTTGGACAATTTGACCAGAATATGTGCAATGACAAAACATCCTGTCATTGCATACTTTTGTTGAATACTGTCACGTTAGCAAGTACCGTTGCATACTTTTGTTGAATATTTGTTTACTAGATAGTTGATTGTTATAGACTAAGTCTTACAGATGTCCATCCTGAATTCATTTTCTGTCATATGTTTACTCAGGTAACGGCGAAGGCAGTCTACGAAGCCATTGCCAAGTATAAAGTGACTCATTTTTGTGCAGCACCAGTGGTTCTTAACACAATAATCAATGCCCCACCTGAGGAAACCATACTTCCTCTCCCGCATGTTGTGCATGTGAATACAGCTGGGGCTGCTCCTCCTCCTTCTGTTCTTTCTGGAATGTCTGAACGAGGATTTCGTGTCACACACACTTATGGTCTCTCTGAAACCTATGGCCCCTCCGTCTATTGTGCCTGGAAACCTGAATGGGAATCACTTCCTCCTGAACGCCAAGCCCAGCTCAATGCAAGACAAGGGGTTAGGTACATTGGCTTGGAAAACTTGGAAGTGGTGAACACAAAAACCATGCAACCTGTTCCTGCTGATGGCAAAACTGTAGGTGAGATTGTGATGAGGGGCAATTCTGTGATGAAAGGGTACTTAAAGAACCCTAAAG
This genomic stretch from Vigna radiata var. radiata cultivar VC1973A chromosome 7, Vradiata_ver6, whole genome shotgun sequence harbors:
- the LOC106769132 gene encoding acetate/butyrate--CoA ligase AAE7, peroxisomal encodes the protein MDIDQLPKNAANYTALTPLWFLERAATVHPTRNSLIHGSRRYTWQQTYHRCRRFASALSNYSIGPGNTVAVIAPNIPALYEAHFGIPMAGAVLNPVNIRLNASTVAFLLGHCSAAAVIVDQESFALAEEALKIWSEKAKTFRPPLLVVIGDENCDPKSLNYAVGKGAIEYEDFLQGGDPEYAWKPPEDEWQSISLGYTSGTTASPKGVVLHHRGAYLMSLSGALIWGMTDGAVYLWTLPMFHCNGWCYTWTLAAIFGTNICLRQVTAKAVYEAIAKYKVTHFCAAPVVLNTIINAPPEETILPLPHVVHVNTAGAAPPPSVLSGMSERGFRVTHTYGLSETYGPSVYCAWKPEWESLPPERQAQLNARQGVRYIGLENLEVVNTKTMQPVPADGKTVGEIVMRGNSVMKGYLKNPKANEETFANGWFHSGDLAVKHPDGYIEIKDRSKDIIISGAENISSVEVENSLYSHPAILEAAVVARADEKWGESPCAFVTLKPGVDDSNQQRIAEDILRFCKAKMPAYWVPKSFVFGPLPKTATGKIQKHLLRAKAKEMGPVKMSKL